CCTCCTAACTGGCTAATGCGGCCAACGCCGTTCGTAACCGCTGCAGCGCCGCGGCCTGCTGGTCGGGCGCGAGTAAAATCTCCTTGATGGTCGCGTGACTCAACACCATCGCCGCCCAAGCCGTCGCCGGTAGCGTGGTGGGAACCTGCGGCGGGGTCGGCAACAGGCCTTCGTTTTGGGTAAAGTGTCGTTGAATCAACTGGTAATAGCGACTGTTGCTGCCCTGATCGACAAACCGCACCACCGCTTGGTAATCCGTCATCAGGTCTTCGGTCCGCGCGTCGTTGGGGATCGCCTGGTGAATCTCAGCTAAGGCCACCCCGTACAGGTATTGATAGGCGTCGGTCAAATCGGCAAAGTACTTATAAAAAGCGCCCCGGGCAATGTCCGCTGCCGTCACAATCCGCGCCACCTGGGCGTCGGCCAGACCGTGATGGGAAAATTCCGTCAGTAGGGCCGCCGTGATGCGGGCCTTTTTTTCTGGAGCTAAATGGTCAAACGTTGGGGTTGGCATCACCCCACCTCCTCGAATAGTGACACCGTGTCACTTAATTACTCATCAGTATAGCTATAATGTGACACCGTGTCAACTTTAAATTAAAAGTTTTTATAATCGAGACCAACATCCTATGGTAATCTAGGATTCAAAGACCTTTTGCAGAGAGGACGGTTACTTTGCTAACCACGATTTTAACGGGCATCGTTGCCTACGCATCCACCAGTATCGATTGCTTAATTCTCTTAACGCTCCTCTTCGGGCTCCACGGCAGACACGCGGGCCGTGCCATCTATTGGGGGGATTTTCTGGGCACCACCCTGCTGCTCCTAATCAGCGGGGCCTGCGCCTACCCGCTGCGGCACCTGCCCCAATCCGTGATTCTAGGGATCCTCGGTATCTTTCCCATTCTAATTGGTCTCAAGACGTTGCTTAGCCACCCCGCCGCATCGGCAGCCCCGGACCTCGGCACGGTGCACCGCCGCTTACCCGGGACCATCGCCCTCCTGATCGTTTCGACCGGCGCCGATAACATCAGCGTCTACATCCCCCTGTTCACCCAGGCCACCACGCCGCAGGTCGGCATCCTGTTGGTCACCCTGTACGCCATGCTCACGCTTTTTTACCTGATTGCCCGGGGCCTGGCGCGTTTTCCCAACCACCGGTGGCTACAAAAAAACGAGCGCCTCATCACCGGCACGCTGTACCTGTTGATCGGCTGCTCGTTACTTTTCAAGGCTTACATCTGACGCCGCGCGAAAAACGGCCTGACCGCGTCTCCCCATTCCGGGAAACGGGCCACGCCGCTTTAATCACTATTAGATAAATTGGGGAAACCCTGTCAACGAGCGGCCCCCTTACTCTTGGTCGTTGACCGAAGCACTACTGGTGGCGTCCGGCGTTTCCGTCTCGTTCGCTGTCGGCACCGTATCGTCGCTAATGATTTCTCCCTGGTCGCCATAGTGCAGCCCGCGCGAAACCGGTTCGTGCAACCCCAATGCCGTCTGCCAAGCCGCCGTAGGGTGATGCACACGAGCCGAGATGTCGGTCACGTCAATCTGCCAGACGGCGACCTTGGCTAGCTTCTCCGGATGAATCGCCACGGGAATATCGCGCACGTAGCGGTGTAACAGGACGCGTAACGCGTGGGCCTTGGCGTTCACGTCGGTCAACGTGGTCACCTGACCGTGACCCATGACGCTACGAAAGGCCGGCCCGAACGCGCCTTCCTTGGGTGGCGTGTAGGTCAGGTGTTCATGACCCACGTCCGTCTCAAACCCAATCTTGGGATTAGTAGCCAGGTACCGCCCCTTTTGGCCATCACTGGTGCCGTGAACGTACAACCGGTAGTGCCCGTCGGCGGTCTCCTCGTAGCCGTAGTGCACCGGCACCACGTACGTTCCCACATCATCCTGTAACCCCAGTCGCAAAATCTTACAATGGTCGAGCACCCAATTAATGGTCGGGTGATCCAAGTAAAGTTCCTTACGCATGATAACCTCCTGTACTACTATGTATAATGCTAGTTAAGTCCTTGTTCATTATATCTGATTTCGTTACATTAATACGTAATTTTAAGTTAACCAGCATACTAAAACAGGATTACTCCGATAAATAATGGAATAGTCCTGTTTTTTGAAGATTCAATTGTATGCGGGTTTACTTGACGTGGGCATATAACTTCTTAAGTTGTGCAACATCATAAGAAGTTATAGGGTCAGATCCGAAATACATGTGACTTTGATTATCATTATTTAAATCTAAACCTAGCCCATTTTCAATTGCAGATGTAGCCATGTTTACTCGTTCATTATGAGCATAATTGTGTTTATCCATATAAGAACGATTTAATTTAAGATACGATGTACCACCCAAAATGTTTCCAAACACAAATGAATTTGAAAAATCATAGATAGCATCATTCGTTACTACTTTTCGAGTAGTTAATCGTAAATCAGCCTTTTTCTTAGAACTTGCCTTAAATTTAAGAACCCTCTTCGAATTCCATTCCTTAATCGCATCCTTCCAAATACCCTTGTAATGTTTAGAAGTAGAGTCGATGTGATAAGTAATTGTCCGATGGTCAAAGTGTAACTTACTTGAAGCGTTCGCCTGCGTAGTCCCACCAAATGCCAGCATGCCGACGACGACCGCACCAATCATAGCAATCTTCTTAATCAAAGTTTTCTTCATCATGATAATTCCCCTTTAGCAGTTGATACGCTCAATGTAGCATAGTGCCATGACACATTATGGCGTCAGCTGCTAACGGGTGGAATTTTTTTCGAATACAGACGTTTTTTGCGAGTTACTTTCAACGCCTATCCTGGCACCAAAGTATTTGCATATCAACGGATTAAACTACCGCACCGTCAGTCCAGCGCATAGAGCCGCGTAAACCGACTGGTCAGGTAGACCGCCAGACTCAGCAGGGCCAACAATAGCAACGTGGTCCCGCCGATGAAGTCTAACCGTTGGAGCCACGAGTACCCTAGCGTCCCGATCAGCCACCACGCAAAGTTCCAGCCCCAAGCCAAGCGCCGGTGCAGGACGAATACGCTGACCGCCAGAATGGCAAAGAGCGGTGTGAAGACCGCCCCGATGGCGTACAGGAAATTCTGGTAGTAGGCCATGGACACGCCCAAGGCAATCGCCCAGCCGACCACCGTGACCCCGACACCCCACAAATTAACGTGACCGCGGTGCCAGAGATTATTCAGGTTGGTGGCCGCCGAGTACGCGTCCATGAAGGTGGTGGTCACCGTCGAAAAGACGATCACCAGTAACGCCACCAAGCCCCATTGCGACTGCGCCAGCACCGCCGTAAAGTCGGCCTGCCCCGTCAAGACCACGGTGAACAGCCCGATGGCAAACATCGCCACGCTGCCGACAAAGTAACCACCGACGCTGACCCAACTGGCACGCCAGGGCTGGGTCGTTTTTTGCGTATAGTCCCCAATCAGCGGCAACCAGGAGAGGGCCATGGTCACGTTTAATTCGACGGCACTCCCGAAGGTCAATTGGCCGCCAGTGAGCGCGTGAACGTGGCCCTGGGCCATGATGCCACCCATCATCAGGAGCATCCCCACGGCCAGCAAAATCACCACCAGGTTGTTAATCCGAAACAACCACTGGTGGTCCAGTAACAACCAAACGATAATCAAAACCGCCACGATGCTGGCCATTATCAGCGTCGAGCGGTAATGAAACAGGTGCTGGGCGATGCCGTTCATCGCCACTTGGGCGTTAACGATCATCACGGCCGTCCACCCCAACAATTGTAACGCGTTAAGTAACGAGAACAGCCGCACGCCCCAGGGACCAAAGACGCTTTGGGTCACCCCGATGGCGGACTGTTGCCGTAGCGTCGATAGGTAGGCCGCCGGCAACAGGAACAAGCCACAGCCAATCAGGTGACCGACTAGAATCGCCAGCAAGCCCCGTTGCCACCCCAACGGCGCCACCAAAGTCCCTGTCACGATTTCAGCGATCGAGATCGCCGCCCCTAACCACAGTAAAAACAAACTCCGTAAGTGAATCGTCATGTCAGTTAAACCCCTTTATCCCGAAAAAAACGCCACCCGTTGCCGTACGCAAACGAAGTGACGTTTTCTAGTCTGGACACTTTCCTTCGCGAGTGTTAACTCAACAGGTTCAAAGGGATCGGACGGACGTCCATCTCAGCCATGACGGCACCCCTAGTGTTTTTTCGATTTAATTGATTACCTCTCATGATAAGCCGAAACGCCGCGAAACACAACGGCCGCTCTAGGATTCACCTTGAAAGACCTGACCTGGCGCTTCCGGGCCAGCCAGAAATGGGCTGGAACGGAGTGGGCACGGCTTCAAGCCCACAAATCAGGTCTTGAAGACCGGCCTTTGTCTAGGCCAGCGAAGAACACCGGCCAACACAAATTTCACTCCTGAGCCCATTTCTGGCTGCCCCTCCAGCTCGTACTAGTCATAATGGCCTCTTTTTACTGAACCATCAACGGATGGACACCCATTCTGAGTCACTAGTATACATCTTGGGTATGACACTTTACCTGTAAGTTCAAGCCATTGCCAACAGCTATTGCTTTTGCCGCGCCATGCGCCGGGCTAACCCGTTTTGGGTGGCCTGCACGGCTAACGGATCACTAAAGTCGATGCGCTTGAGCCGCGCGTACCGCCGCAGGTAGAATAACCAGGTACAACCGGTAAAGAAGAGCAGGAAGCCGAAGAGCATCCCGATTTCCGGCCAGGCCGTGTTCCCGGTCATCAACGTTTGCCGTAACCCCTCGACGCTGTAAGACATGGGGAGCCACGGGTGAATGGTTTCAAAGAAGTGGTTGGACAACTGGATCGGGTAGGTCCCCGCCGACGCGCCCAATTGCAGGACCAAGAGGACCATGCTGAAGAACGAGCCGGCCTTACCGAAGACCAGGTTCAACCAGGCCACGATGGTCATGAACGTGGCCGCCGCTAAGAGTAAGACAATCAGCGTGGCAAACGGGTGAATCGGCCGTAAGCCGTCAATGACCATCATCAACGTAAACATGATGCCGGTCTCTAATAAGACGAAGAGACCCCAGATGCTGGCCTTGCTGGCCCACCACTGAATCCCCGACTTCGGGAACCGGCGGGGCGTGTAGAGATCAAACATCATGTTCAACGCTAAGGCGCCCACGAACAGGGACACGCACATCATGTACGGCGCCATCCCGGTCCCGTTGTTCGGCACGTCGTCCTTATCGGTATGGGTCGTGGTCACGGGCTTAGCCACCTGCGCGTAGGTCAACTTCGACGGGTTCAGCTGCCCCTTATCAGCCGCCGACCCCAGCTTGGTCGCCAATTGTTGGTTCCCCGCCTGGACCTGGCCGCCGGCTTGTGCCGCTTGGCCCGCGCCGCTTGCCAGTTGCTTAGCACCGGTTGCGGCTTGCCCCGTCCCGGTGGCCAGCTGGTTGGCCCCACTGGTCAACTGACTGCCATTGGTGGCCAGTCGGCCTAAGCCCGTGGCGACCTGTTGACTGCCGTTAGCGAGTTGTGAGACCCCGCTGGTCAGACTCGGCAGCTGCGTTTGCATCTGTTGCAGGCCACTCGCCACCTGGCCAGCACCGCTGGTCAACTGAGCACCCTTTTGGCTCAGCTGGCCGGTCCCGGTCGTGAGTTGTTGGGTCCCGCTAGCCACCTGATCAGCGCCGCTAGCGAGTTGTTGGCTCTTTTGGTTCAGCGCCGTGGCCCCGGTCGTTACGGTCTGGAACCCACTAGTCAGTTGCTGGCCGCTGGTGGTCAACTTGGCCGTGCCGCCCGCTAGGCTCCGGGCCCCGCTGGCCAATTGATCGACTCCCGTGGTGAGACTCGGGAGCGCCGCATTGACCTGCGTTAAGCCCGTGGCCAACTGATCTGAACTGGTGGCCGCCGTTTGCAGGCCCCCGGTCAACGCCTGCGAGCCACTGGCCAGCTTCCCGACGGTCGCCGCTAGCTGGTCCTGTTGGCTTCCGGCCGCCGCCAACGCCTTGGTAGCCGCCGGATTGGTCGTAGTGGCGGTAGCGTCACTGATGGCCGAACTCAGGCTGCCCAACGCTGCGGTGATGGCCGTGGTATTGGCCGACTTATCGACGGTGGCCAGCACGGCGGCCTTCTGCGCGCCGGTGAGCTTCTGGGCGTCGGCCGTCGCGGCCACGTCCTGGTGTAACGAACCGCTGGCCTTGACCGCCGTTTCGAGCTGGCCCAACGCGGTCTTCACGCCGGTCATCCCGTTAGCGCCGGCTTGTTGCTTGGCCGCCGCAATGGCCTTGGTGGCCGCGGCGGTGCTGGTCGTGCTTTGACTCAGCTGCTTTTGGAGGGCCTGCAGGTTACTGGTCAACGTCGCGCTATTAGTACTCAACGTCTTTAACCCGCTATTGAGACTCGTGGCCCCCGTGGCCAGCTTGGTGGTCGACTCGTTCAGCGTGCCGGTTTTCGACTGGAGCTGCGCGACGCCCTGGTTCAACTTGGTGGCACCGCTATTGACACTGCCGACCCCGTTGACGTAGGTGGTCAGGCCCTGGCCAAACTGGTTGGTCCCAGACGCTAGCTTAGCGGTCCCCTGGCCGAATTGCTGGGTCCCACTGGCCACCTGCTGGGCACCCCGGTTAACCTTGGTGGCGCCGGTATTGACTTGTTGCGCCCCGGCCACGTAGCTGGTGACCCCACTGTTTAGGCTCTGGGCCCCTTGGCTCAATCGCGTGACCCCGGACGCCAACTGGTTACTCTTAGCCAGCAGTTGGTCTAAGCCACTCACGACTTTCTGGTTGCCCGCCTGTAGCTCGTCGACCCCGGCGATGTATTTGTTCAAACCCGTGGTCAGCGTCTGACTCCCGTTTTGCAGCTTCAACGAACTGC
Above is a window of Levilactobacillus zymae DNA encoding:
- the cytX gene encoding putative hydroxymethylpyrimidine transporter CytX; amino-acid sequence: MTIHLRSLFLLWLGAAISIAEIVTGTLVAPLGWQRGLLAILVGHLIGCGLFLLPAAYLSTLRQQSAIGVTQSVFGPWGVRLFSLLNALQLLGWTAVMIVNAQVAMNGIAQHLFHYRSTLIMASIVAVLIIVWLLLDHQWLFRINNLVVILLAVGMLLMMGGIMAQGHVHALTGGQLTFGSAVELNVTMALSWLPLIGDYTQKTTQPWRASWVSVGGYFVGSVAMFAIGLFTVVLTGQADFTAVLAQSQWGLVALLVIVFSTVTTTFMDAYSAATNLNNLWHRGHVNLWGVGVTVVGWAIALGVSMAYYQNFLYAIGAVFTPLFAILAVSVFVLHRRLAWGWNFAWWLIGTLGYSWLQRLDFIGGTTLLLLALLSLAVYLTSRFTRLYALD
- a CDS encoding cadmium resistance transporter, which gives rise to MLTTILTGIVAYASTSIDCLILLTLLFGLHGRHAGRAIYWGDFLGTTLLLLISGACAYPLRHLPQSVILGILGIFPILIGLKTLLSHPAASAAPDLGTVHRRLPGTIALLIVSTGADNISVYIPLFTQATTPQVGILLVTLYAMLTLFYLIARGLARFPNHRWLQKNERLITGTLYLLIGCSLLFKAYI
- a CDS encoding TetR/AcrR family transcriptional regulator encodes the protein MPTPTFDHLAPEKKARITAALLTEFSHHGLADAQVARIVTAADIARGAFYKYFADLTDAYQYLYGVALAEIHQAIPNDARTEDLMTDYQAVVRFVDQGSNSRYYQLIQRHFTQNEGLLPTPPQVPTTLPATAWAAMVLSHATIKEILLAPDQQAAALQRLRTALAALAS
- a CDS encoding pyridoxamine 5'-phosphate oxidase family protein; translation: MRKELYLDHPTINWVLDHCKILRLGLQDDVGTYVVPVHYGYEETADGHYRLYVHGTSDGQKGRYLATNPKIGFETDVGHEHLTYTPPKEGAFGPAFRSVMGHGQVTTLTDVNAKAHALRVLLHRYVRDIPVAIHPEKLAKVAVWQIDVTDISARVHHPTAAWQTALGLHEPVSRGLHYGDQGEIISDDTVPTANETETPDATSSASVNDQE
- a CDS encoding YhgE/Pip domain-containing protein; the protein is MFKAEWGYLRQHKFMVIVLCVIMFIPSIYAVTFLKSMWDPYGKTGDLPVAVVNQDQPVTYQGKRLSVGRNLTQNLKDSKALDFEAMPASQAHARLKQGKVYMVLTIPQNFSQNATTLLDQKPQTMNLHYDTSAGQSFIASKMSESAMSTIRANVANQVTKLYAKTMFGAIKQLDTGMGTAAKGNQKLATGSRKLQAANQKIATNLNTLASSSLKLQNGSQTLTTGLNKYIAGVDELQAGNQKVVSGLDQLLAKSNQLASGVTRLSQGAQSLNSGVTSYVAGAQQVNTGATKVNRGAQQVASGTQQFGQGTAKLASGTNQFGQGLTTYVNGVGSVNSGATKLNQGVAQLQSKTGTLNESTTKLATGATSLNSGLKTLSTNSATLTSNLQALQKQLSQSTTSTAAATKAIAAAKQQAGANGMTGVKTALGQLETAVKASGSLHQDVAATADAQKLTGAQKAAVLATVDKSANTTAITAALGSLSSAISDATATTTNPAATKALAAAGSQQDQLAATVGKLASGSQALTGGLQTAATSSDQLATGLTQVNAALPSLTTGVDQLASGARSLAGGTAKLTTSGQQLTSGFQTVTTGATALNQKSQQLASGADQVASGTQQLTTGTGQLSQKGAQLTSGAGQVASGLQQMQTQLPSLTSGVSQLANGSQQVATGLGRLATNGSQLTSGANQLATGTGQAATGAKQLASGAGQAAQAGGQVQAGNQQLATKLGSAADKGQLNPSKLTYAQVAKPVTTTHTDKDDVPNNGTGMAPYMMCVSLFVGALALNMMFDLYTPRRFPKSGIQWWASKASIWGLFVLLETGIMFTLMMVIDGLRPIHPFATLIVLLLAAATFMTIVAWLNLVFGKAGSFFSMVLLVLQLGASAGTYPIQLSNHFFETIHPWLPMSYSVEGLRQTLMTGNTAWPEIGMLFGFLLFFTGCTWLFYLRRYARLKRIDFSDPLAVQATQNGLARRMARQKQ